The genome window ACCATCTACTATCAACTCAATACCATCTAGAGCATTTGAAAATTCAAAATATTCAGGGTATAGTCTAGTTTGCAAACGATTTCCATAATTTATCGAAAATGAATTTGAATTTAAAACAACAGCTGTAATCTCATTACTTGCCTCATAATTTAAAGTTTGGTTAATAGGAAAAGGTAAAAAATTTATAGCATTAGCTGGCTTATCAAGATAAAGCAAGATTTTATCATTAAAAAGTCTTACCTCTAAAGGCTTTTCAATAGCCCTATAAACCCCATTTGGAGTTAACTCAAAAGTTCTTTGAAATTCTATATTTGCTTTTTTTAAATAGTACTCCACTGCTAAAAGATGATAATACACCCTTAAATGAGTTGGTAGATTTTTACTTGCTTCATTTGCAAAAGCTGCTTTGTGATTTGATACAACAAAATAAGTTAAAGCCTTTAACATATCTTTATCATTGCTTTCTTGGGTTTTGGTATTTTTTAAATGATATTGATGTTCTTCTTTTACCAAAGCTTTGTTGATATTTTCCACCGCTTCTTTAGCTATATTTTCTAAGTCTGCGTATTTTGTAGAATTTACTTCACTTTGATCAATAATGCTAGTATTACCCCAGCGATTTGGATTTTTATCTTTGCTTTCGTATTGTGGCCTATAAAAACCGCTTCCATCATGTAAATTTATAACCATATTGACTTCAGGATCTAAAATCAACTTTTTTATACGCTCTATGGTATGAAAATCTGGATCATTTTCATCTATATAAGCAAACTTTCTATTTAAATCACCAAAATTTCCTCTGTTTCTAGCTATAATACTTTCAAAAGCTAAATTTGGTGCAACAATGATTTTGCCTTTAGTGATATTATAATCACTTAAAAGCAAACTAGCAGCATGAAAGCCACCTGGTTCATCTCCTTGCATACCTCCAAGAATTAAAACCGTATTATTATCATCTAAGCTTTTTCCATTTTCCTTAACACTAAATTCTAAAGCAAAAACAACATTTACAAAAGCTAAAATACTTAAAAATAATCTCACTTCATTTCCTTATCTAAATAAAGCCTTACTTGCTTATCGTACTCAAATACATCTTCAATTTGGTTGATCTTTGGCACTCCAAAGTGATCCAGTGATTTAAAAATTCCCCTAGCTATATCTAAAAATTGTGCTTTTTGAGCTAAAAATTGATGCACCATATATTCATTTGCACTATTAATAATCACACCTAAATCAGGCTCTTTTAAAAGTTCATCTTTAAGTGAAAATATAGGGTATTTTTTTAAACTAATTTTTTCAAATTTTAAACTTGACATAGTTAATAAATCTAAATTTTCTATAAAACTTTTACTATGTTTATTTAAAATCGCTTGAGCGATAGATAAACGCATATTTGCATGAGAAAAATACGCACTTATACCACCATCTTTAAACTCGCACAAAGCATGCACCAAAGATTTTCTTTCTATTAAAGCATCTATTTGTTTAACACCATAAAGATGAAAAGCTTCGATGACTTCAAAAAGCTTATTACACATACTAGCACTATCTATAGTGATCTTAGCCCCCATGCTCCAGTTAGGATGCTTGAGGGCTTCTTTTACGCTAACATTTTTTAAATCTTTGATTTTATATTTATAAAAAGCTCCACCACTTGCTGTAATGAAAAGCTTTTTAATGTTTTTTCTTTTATCTATCAAGCACTTTAACGCTGCATGCTCGCTATCTATGGCTTTAATTTTAGAAGTGTCAAAAAATTTCCCTGCCACCACTAAGCTTTCTTTGTTTGCTAAGGCTAAGGTTTTACCAAGTTTTTGCGCCATAAGACTTGAGTTTAACCCCGCAAAACCTACTATAGCATTTACCACCAAAGAGCTTTTACACTCAGCTATCATCGCTTTTAAGCCCTCTTGGCCACAAAAAATCTTATCATGATCAACCAAGGTTTTATCTTTTTCATCTTGGATACATACAAATTTAGGTTTAAAAAGAGCTATTTGCTCATTTAAAAGCTTGATATTTTTACCACAAGATAAAGCTTCTATGCTTATGTTTTTTTCTTTAGCGATAAAAAGAGTATTAACCCCTATACTTCCCGTACTTCCAAGAACGATCATACCAAAGTTGCCATTGCAAATGCTGCAATAATAACAGCATCAATTCTATCTAAAACTCCACCATGTCCTGGGATTAAATTACCACTATCTTTAATGCCTGCTTGTCTTTTAAAATAACTCTCAAGCAAATCCCCTATCACAGCAAAAACAGCTACGATTAAAGATATATAAATACTTTTTACCAAGCTAAATTCAAAAGAGCCTATGATAGTTCCTAAAATCCCTGCACAAACTATGCCACCTACAACACCTTCTAAAGTTTTATTTGGGCTTGTTGGAGAAAAAGCTCTCTCACCAATTAGTTTTCCTATAAAATACGCCCCACTATCACAAGCAACCACAATCACTATAAGCCAAAACAATACAAACATACCCTCATAGCTTAACACCTGATAAAGCATTAAAATAGGCAAAGTAGGATATATATAAGGCATAAGTTCATTTAAATTTTCACTTTTTTTATAAACTAAATATCCCAAAATCAAAATCAAAGCCATAAGGCCTATAAAGAAAGGTTTATCTAAAAATGCTCCTATTGTAAAAATACACAAAGCTACAAAAACACTTGCATATTTACTTTTAAACATAGCTTTTGCTTCATTAAATGCCAAAAACAATAAAACACCAAAAATTGCAAAATTAATCAAAAAATTATCCACTAAAGCAACAACAGCTACCACAGCTATCATCACAATAGCACTAAGAATTCTTGTCTTTGAAAACATTTTTATCCTTTCTATATACTTAAATCAAGCAAGTGAGAGCTTTTTTTAACTACTTCTTGCTCTTCATCTTCATGTTCGTCTTTTTCTTCTTGTTCTTGATGATGTCTAGAATGCTTCTTTTCTTCCTCTTGTCTTTCTTTTACTTCATCACTTACTTCATGAGTTTGATTAACTTTTTCAAGTTTCTCAACTGCCTTTTCTTTTGCTTGAAACTCACTCATATTTACTAAAGTTGCAAAAGAATCTTTTGCTAACTCATTACTTGCTTGTGCTGAATGTATTGGTGCATTTTGGTTGGCAAAATGAATACCACCTATGGGACTTATAGGCATACTTACTCCTTTAAAATGCTTATAGTCTTATAATTTGTATAATTTACAAAAGCCTTCTCTCTCACTTTAACAAAATTCTTACTCGTATAATCGACCAAATAAGCTCCAGAGCTTAGCTTGGAAAATTCCACACAAAGTTTTGCTGCAAATTCTAGCACTAATTGACTTATTTTTAATTTATTTGAAGTAATGATTACATGTGCACTAGGATAATCTTTCACATGTAGCCAGATATCATCTTTTTTAGCTATTTTTAACAAGTATTCATTAGCTTTTTCATTGCGCCCTACGCTGATTTTAAACTCATCAAAATAAAAACAACTAACCCCTGCATTTAGCTCTTCTTTTTTAGTTTTTTTATTTTTTTTAGGCATTAAAACTTCTAATTCTCGCAAAGAAGTGCTTTTAGTAATTAAGTCTTTTAAATTGATTAAAAAATCAAGTTTTTCGCTTAAAATTTCTCTTTCTATATTAATATTTTTAGCCTTTTGTTTTAGCTTTTTAGCCATTTTGTAAAATTCATTCGCACTATTTTTAGGAGTATCTTCGAGTTTAAAAGCAAGCTCATTTGCATTAAAATCTTGCAAAATAAATTCTCTTTGATAATCTTTTAAAGAATTTAAATTAGCAAATAAAACATCTGCTTTTTGGCTTAACTCTTGAGCTTTTTTTAACAAATCGCTTTCTTGTTCTAAATTTTCTATACTTTCTTTAAGAGTAAAGATTTTTTTATCTACATTTAAAAGTTTATTTTCTTTAATATCTTTTAAGCGATCTTGCTGTAACTTTTTAGCACTTTCTTTAAAATATGCATTAAAATCATCAATCTTTACAAATTCTTCTTTGATCTCATAAGCTTTTAAAGCTTGGAGTTTTTCGCCTATTTTTACAATACGGTAGCTTTTATCTATATGGCGCAAAGCTTCTATGATAATATCATTAGTGTCTGTGATGATTACATTAGTGTTTTTTCCTGTAAATTCAAAATAAATCTTAGCCCCATAAGCTTTGTAAGATTTTTCTGATAAAACTTCAAAAGACAAAATTCTATTATTTTCTAATACTTCCAAATTTAAAATCCTTGCATTAGAAAAATATTTTTTTAACATAAAATCAAAAGGTGCATTATAGACTTTTGCTTGGAGTTTATCTTGGTAAATTCCGCTTTTTCCACGCGTTAAGTCTAGTATAAAAGCTTGATGATCTAAGCTAAGCTCTAAGATATTATCATCAAGGCGTTTGAGATAATTTAGTCTTTGAAATTGTTTAAAATAATCTTTTATTTGTATTAAATCTGTATATTTCATAAATGTATTATAAAATATTTTGATGAATTTATGAGGTTTTTATGAGTGAAAAAATTCCCTATCCTTGTGTGATTTTATGTGGCGGAAAGTCTTCACGTATGGGAGAAGATAAAAGCTTGTTACAAGTAGATGATAAAAACTTAACTCTTTATCAATATGAAAAAATGTCAAAAATTTTTAATCAAGTTTTTATTAGCACCAAAAAAGATAAATTTCATCAAAAAAACTTAGCTCTTATTTTAGATGAGGATTTAAACAACTACTCCCCACTTATTGCTTTAAATTCTATACTTAAACATTTTCAAAATACTTATGTATTTATCCTTAGTGTAGATACTCCAAACATAAGCAAAAGAAGTATTTATACGCTTTTTCATCATCTAAAAGCACAAAATATACTCTTAGTAAGCACAAAAAAACACAAACATTATTTATGTGGATTTTATCATAGTAGAATTTTTGAAAAAACTTTGCAATTTTTACAAGAAAATAACCACAAACTAGCCCTTTTTTGTGATACAATGAAAGCAGAATTTGTAGAATTTGAAAACGAAAATGAGTTTTTAAATTTAAATTACTTTAATGATTATAAAAAGTGGCTTCATGAAAAGTATTACTCTACACCTTACCTACATAATATTTAATAAATTCGGGTTTTGAAATGTGAATTTTATTAATCTCTCATGAAATTTTGCATAATTTCAACCAAGCATAATAATATTTAATTTATTAGCAACAAAAAATAATAAACATCTTCTCCGCTATAATGGTTTATACTCAGTATCTTAATAAAATAAGAATTTTATTAAACCCTATATTTAAAAACTCTAGAATACAAATTTATTAATATATCAAAGCAAAAAAAAGGCTATTGCACTACCTAAAACAAGCAAAGAGCCATTAAAACACAAAAAGGTTGGTATACAGGTATCTTTGATGTGATCGCCTTGCTTATCCGCATTAAGCCCTACACTCACTCCTAAAGTCGTTTCACTAGCAGGCGATCCTGCATCACCTAAAGCTCCAGCAACACCAATGATAAAAATAATCGCAGCAGGTGAAAAACCAAGCTCTATGCATATAGGACAAAATAAAGCAGCAATAATAGGAATAGTCCCAAAAGAACTACCTATGCCTATGGTGATTAAAAGACCTATAGCCAGCATGATAAAAATAGCCAAAAAGTGACTTTGCTCCATAAAAGGCACACTTACTTTTACTAACTCAGCTATACCTCCACTTTGCTTTAAAACCTCTCCATACCCTGAAGCAACAAGCATTACAAAGGCTATATAACCCATGATTTTAAGTCCATCATCAAAGACTAGATTAACCTTGTTATACTCCACTCCGCCCAAAATTACCATCAATATAAAACCCAAAAGTCCAGATAAAGGTAAATTGTGCGTTAAAATTTGCAAAATCAAAGTCAGCAAAAGACCAGCTAAAACACCCCATTCTTTTTTGTTCATTTTTAAATTTTCAAAATCCATTTTACTAATTTGCTCTTCTTGATATTCTCTTGGCTTAGAATAAAATACAAACACAGCCAAAAACAAACCAACTAGCATACAAATAGCCGCAAAAGCCATAGTTTGAGAAACTTCTCCTAAGCTAATTTGCACCCCATTTGAATTTAAATTATCCACAAGCAAAGTTTGAAAAATAAGCCCAAATCCCAAAGGTATCACCATATAAGGAGTTGTAAGTCCAAAAGTTAATGCACAAGCTATAGCTCTGCGGTCTATTTTTAACTTATTAAAAAGTTTTAATAAAGGTGGAATCAGTAAAGGCACAAAAGCCACGTGGATAGGGATTAAATTTTGTGAAAAACATGCAATAAGTGCCAAAGAAAGTATAAGTAAGTATTTTTTATGTGAAATATAATGCGAAACTATTTTAATCAAATATGCTGTTAGATTAGTTTTTGATATAGCAGCAGCCACTGCTCCAAGTAAAATATAACTTAGTGCTGTTTGTAAATTTCCTTGCATGCCATCGATTAAAACTTTCATAGAATCCATCATAGCTTGCGGAAGTTGAGTAAAAAACTCCATCAAAGTTAAATGCTCTACATTCATAAATTTAGACCAAACACCCACAAAAAGCCCAGAAAGCAAAACACTAAGCAAAACATTAAACCTAAAAAAACACAAAAGCGTCATTAATACAACGCCTATAAATACCGGATTAGTTAAAAGCATTACATTCCTTAAATCAAAATAATTTCACATTTTAAATAATTTTCTTTAAAATACCATTTAAGTTTAAAAAATTTAAGCAAAAATTGCAAAATAAAAGCATAAAATGATAGTTTTTACTTTAAAAAAGGATACAAATGAGAAGTGACGCGATCAAAAAAGGACATTTAAAAGCACCAAATCGCTCTTTGCTTAGAGCATGTGGCTTAAATGATGAGGATTTTAACAAGCCTTTTATAGGTGTGGCAAATAGCTATATAGATATCATCCCTGGGCATTTTTTCTTAAATGAATATGCAAAAATCATTAAAGATGAAATCCGTAAAAATGGTTGCATTCCTTTTGAATTTAACACCATAGGTGTGGATGATGGTATAGCTATGGGGCATGATGGTATGCTTTATTCTTTGCCAAGTCGTGAAATCATTGCAAACTCTATTGAAACAGTGATGAATGCGCACCAACTTGATGCACTAATTTGTATCCCAAATTGCGATAAAATCACTCCAGGTATGCTCATGGGAGCTTTAAGAGTTAATGTGCCGACTATTTTTGTTAGTGGTGGGCCTATGAGAGCTGGAGTAAATAAACATGGAGAAAAAATCAGTCTAAGTTCTGTTTTTGAAGCAGTAGGTGCTTATGAGGCTAAAAAAATCAATGAAGATGATTTAAAAGATATAGAATGTAAAGCTTGTCCTAGCGGGGGATCATGCTCGGGCATGTTTACTGCAAATTCTATGAATACTTTATGCGAGGCTATGGGTATAGCACTAGAAGGAAATGGAACTATTTTAGCACTTAGTAAAGAAAGAGAAGAGCTTTTAAGAAAAGCTGCGCGTAGAATTTGTGAAATTGCACTAGATGAGCGTTTTAAAATTCGTAATATCATTACTAAAAAGTCCATTAACAATGCTTTAGTTGTTGATATGGCTATGGGCGGAAGCTCAAATACTATTTTACATATGCTTGCTATTGCCTATGAAGCGGGTGTAAATTTAGATATAAAAGAACTCAATCACATCAGTGCTAATGTGGCTCATATAGCCAAAATCGCTCCATCTTTAAATACTGTTTATATGGAAGATATACACAAAGCAGGTGGGGTAAGCGCAGTAATGGCTGAAATAGCTAAAAAACCAGGCCATATTTTAGAACTTGATACTCTTGATATTAGTGGAAAAACTTTAAAAGAACGCATTGAAACTGCTAGCATTAAAGATGAAAATATTATAAGAAAAATAGACAATGCCTATTCAAATGTAGGTGGGCTTGCTATACTTTTTGGGAATTTAGCCAAGCAAGGCTGTGTGATAAAAACTGCAGGTATTATGGGTGAGCGTAAATTCAAAGGAAAAGCGGTTTGTTTTAACTCTCAAGAAGAAGCTATTAAAGGCATTATAAAAGGCAAAGTTAAAGAAGGCGATGTATGTGTGATACGCTATGAAGGACCAAAAGGTGGACCTGGTATGCAAGAAATGCTTAGCCCGACTTCATTGCTCACAGGTATGGGGCTTGGGGCTAAAGTTGCACTTATAACAGATGGTCGTTTTAGCGGAGCTACAAGAGGGCTTAGCATAGGTCACATTTCTCCTGAAGCTGCAGAAGGTGGGCTTATAGCGCTTTTAGAAGATGGCGATGAGATAGAAATTGATGTGGATACTTACAGCATTAATGTAAATTTAACCCAAGATGAAATTAGCAAACGCAAAGCAAACTTTAAAATGCCTTATAAACAAGTAAATTCAAGATGGCTTAAAATGTATCAAAAACTTGTGAGCAATGCTAGTAAAGGCGGAGTTTTAGATTTAGAATAATTTTCTTAATTTCTTTAAGAAATTAAGAAATATCTTTTAAATGTGAAAACAAAAATATGAAAAATTATGTTAAAGTGGCCGGGAGAAAGGGATTCGAACCCCTGGAGGTGTGACCCTCAACGGTTTTCAAGACCGCCGCTTTCGACCACTCAGCCATCTCCCGAAAGAATAAAAATATCAAGTATTAACATCGCATTGGAGGCGACATCCGGATTCGAACCGGAGATCAAGGCTTTGCAGGCCCATGCCTTACCGCTTGGCTATGTCGCCTTGAGTTACCATAAAGTGGTGCCCGAGGCCGGACTTGAACCGGCACGGAAGAAAAATTCCGAGGGATTTTAAGTCCCTTGTGTCTACCAATTCCACCACCCGGGCGGGTGATAATGGAGCGGGAAACGAGATTCGAACTCGCGACCCCAACCTTGGCAAGGTTGTGCTCTACCCCTGAGCTATTCCCGCTAAAATAAATTGAAATTATACAATTTAAAACTTAAATATACATAAAAACGTATTTTTGATTTTATATTGATAAAATATTATTTAGAATATAAAAAATTAAAATTTTATTTTTTTCTAATCTTTTCAGCAGTAGAATACTAGGCTGAAATTACATGAGGAGAGCAAAATGTTTAAATTTAACAGTTTATCCAATAAGCTAACTATGATCGTTTGCTTTTTAATAGCCATTATATTAATAGTTGTTAATATAATTAACTATTATGAATCTAAAAAAACCACAGCTTACTATTTGGAAGAAATTCAGAAAAAAACTATGTTTGATGTCAATGAGGCATATAAAATCTACTCTAGTAGCAAGAGATCTGCTATTTTATCTATTGTTAATTTTATAGAAAAGAATCCAAACCCTAGCACTGAAGAATTGTTCGACATATTAGAAACAATTAGATCTTCTGCAGATTTTGATGTAACCTATGTAGGTTTTGAAAAAGACGGTAAATTATATCAATCTAACAAAATTATTCGTAGCCCGGAAGCATCAGGATTTGATGCCAGAACTAGACCTTGGTATCAAGAGTCTCAACAAGCAAAAACACTAACTGTATCAGACCCATATAAAAGCATAGAAGATGATTCAATCACTATTTCTTATACAGCTCCAATTTATAATAATGGCAAATTAATAGCTGTAGTAGGTGGAGACTATAATCTTGAAAAATTTGCCAAAGATGTTTTAGTTATAGGTCATTCAAATAGCTCTTATGCTGCTGTGTATGATAAAGAAGGTGTAATAATTTTTCATGAAGAAAAAGATAGAATGCTTACTAAAAACGATTTAAGTATTAATATAGCTAATGCCGTAAAAGCAAACCCTGATTTAATTAATCCAAACAAACAAGAAACTTTATTTTACGCTAAAGATCAGCAAGGTAAAACTCAAGTCGTGACTTGTAATCAAAGCTTAAATGATAAATATATTGTTTGTTCTATTACAGATGAGTCTATATACACAGATGCGGTCAATAAGGTTTTATTCCAACAAATTATTATTGCTCTAATAGCAATAGCCATAGCTTTGATTTTAATAAGATTTACTATTATGAAAAATTTAAAACCTATAGCAGTTATTACTACTGGTCTTAACTCTTTCTTTGATTTTATCAATCATAAAACAAAAGACTCAGCTATGATTAATGTTAAAACTAATGATGAACTTGGTGCTATGGCTAAAGCCATCAATGAAAACATCACTAAAACTAAAAACGCATTAGAACAAGATGCTAAAGCAGTAGAACAATCAGTTGATACAGCTAAAGAAATAGAAAATGGTAATTTAACAGCAAGAATAACAGCAATTCCTGCTAATCCTCAATTGATAGAATTAAAAAATGTATTAAACGATATGCTTAGTGTTTTAGAACAAAAAGTAGGTTCTAATATGAATGAAA of Campylobacter lari contains these proteins:
- a CDS encoding M99 family carboxypeptidase catalytic domain-containing protein; protein product: MRLFLSILAFVNVVFALEFSVKENGKSLDDNNTVLILGGMQGDEPGGFHAASLLLSDYNITKGKIIVAPNLAFESIIARNRGNFGDLNRKFAYIDENDPDFHTIERIKKLILDPEVNMVINLHDGSGFYRPQYESKDKNPNRWGNTSIIDQSEVNSTKYADLENIAKEAVENINKALVKEEHQYHLKNTKTQESNDKDMLKALTYFVVSNHKAAFANEASKNLPTHLRVYYHLLAVEYYLKKANIEFQRTFELTPNGVYRAIEKPLEVRLFNDKILLYLDKPANAINFLPFPINQTLNYEASNEITAVVLNSNSFSINYGNRLQTRLYPEYFEFSNALDGIELIVDGKSIKTNFAQKIMVKNNFKVPSIAGVRVNIIGFDKGSDESDIEISKNQMQSRYSLDKKRKIYRVEFYELKNANLADQALEKKTNFKEIKKANIPIKAIEKAEQKDKFIGMILVEFQ
- the dxr gene encoding 1-deoxy-D-xylulose-5-phosphate reductoisomerase, which produces MIVLGSTGSIGVNTLFIAKEKNISIEALSCGKNIKLLNEQIALFKPKFVCIQDEKDKTLVDHDKIFCGQEGLKAMIAECKSSLVVNAIVGFAGLNSSLMAQKLGKTLALANKESLVVAGKFFDTSKIKAIDSEHAALKCLIDKRKNIKKLFITASGGAFYKYKIKDLKNVSVKEALKHPNWSMGAKITIDSASMCNKLFEVIEAFHLYGVKQIDALIERKSLVHALCEFKDGGISAYFSHANMRLSIAQAILNKHSKSFIENLDLLTMSSLKFEKISLKKYPIFSLKDELLKEPDLGVIINSANEYMVHQFLAQKAQFLDIARGIFKSLDHFGVPKINQIEDVFEYDKQVRLYLDKEMK
- a CDS encoding phosphatidate cytidylyltransferase, with protein sequence MFSKTRILSAIVMIAVVAVVALVDNFLINFAIFGVLLFLAFNEAKAMFKSKYASVFVALCIFTIGAFLDKPFFIGLMALILILGYLVYKKSENLNELMPYIYPTLPILMLYQVLSYEGMFVLFWLIVIVVACDSGAYFIGKLIGERAFSPTSPNKTLEGVVGGIVCAGILGTIIGSFEFSLVKSIYISLIVAVFAVIGDLLESYFKRQAGIKDSGNLIPGHGGVLDRIDAVIIAAFAMATLV
- a CDS encoding NFACT RNA binding domain-containing protein is translated as MKYTDLIQIKDYFKQFQRLNYLKRLDDNILELSLDHQAFILDLTRGKSGIYQDKLQAKVYNAPFDFMLKKYFSNARILNLEVLENNRILSFEVLSEKSYKAYGAKIYFEFTGKNTNVIITDTNDIIIEALRHIDKSYRIVKIGEKLQALKAYEIKEEFVKIDDFNAYFKESAKKLQQDRLKDIKENKLLNVDKKIFTLKESIENLEQESDLLKKAQELSQKADVLFANLNSLKDYQREFILQDFNANELAFKLEDTPKNSANEFYKMAKKLKQKAKNINIEREILSEKLDFLINLKDLITKSTSLRELEVLMPKKNKKTKKEELNAGVSCFYFDEFKISVGRNEKANEYLLKIAKKDDIWLHVKDYPSAHVIITSNKLKISQLVLEFAAKLCVEFSKLSSGAYLVDYTSKNFVKVREKAFVNYTNYKTISILKE
- a CDS encoding molybdenum cofactor guanylyltransferase; translation: MSEKIPYPCVILCGGKSSRMGEDKSLLQVDDKNLTLYQYEKMSKIFNQVFISTKKDKFHQKNLALILDEDLNNYSPLIALNSILKHFQNTYVFILSVDTPNISKRSIYTLFHHLKAQNILLVSTKKHKHYLCGFYHSRIFEKTLQFLQENNHKLALFCDTMKAEFVEFENENEFLNLNYFNDYKKWLHEKYYSTPYLHNI
- a CDS encoding Na+/H+ antiporter NhaC family protein, giving the protein MLLTNPVFIGVVLMTLLCFFRFNVLLSVLLSGLFVGVWSKFMNVEHLTLMEFFTQLPQAMMDSMKVLIDGMQGNLQTALSYILLGAVAAAISKTNLTAYLIKIVSHYISHKKYLLILSLALIACFSQNLIPIHVAFVPLLIPPLLKLFNKLKIDRRAIACALTFGLTTPYMVIPLGFGLIFQTLLVDNLNSNGVQISLGEVSQTMAFAAICMLVGLFLAVFVFYSKPREYQEEQISKMDFENLKMNKKEWGVLAGLLLTLILQILTHNLPLSGLLGFILMVILGGVEYNKVNLVFDDGLKIMGYIAFVMLVASGYGEVLKQSGGIAELVKVSVPFMEQSHFLAIFIMLAIGLLITIGIGSSFGTIPIIAALFCPICIELGFSPAAIIFIIGVAGALGDAGSPASETTLGVSVGLNADKQGDHIKDTCIPTFLCFNGSLLVLGSAIAFFLL
- the ilvD gene encoding dihydroxy-acid dehydratase, whose protein sequence is MRSDAIKKGHLKAPNRSLLRACGLNDEDFNKPFIGVANSYIDIIPGHFFLNEYAKIIKDEIRKNGCIPFEFNTIGVDDGIAMGHDGMLYSLPSREIIANSIETVMNAHQLDALICIPNCDKITPGMLMGALRVNVPTIFVSGGPMRAGVNKHGEKISLSSVFEAVGAYEAKKINEDDLKDIECKACPSGGSCSGMFTANSMNTLCEAMGIALEGNGTILALSKEREELLRKAARRICEIALDERFKIRNIITKKSINNALVVDMAMGGSSNTILHMLAIAYEAGVNLDIKELNHISANVAHIAKIAPSLNTVYMEDIHKAGGVSAVMAEIAKKPGHILELDTLDISGKTLKERIETASIKDENIIRKIDNAYSNVGGLAILFGNLAKQGCVIKTAGIMGERKFKGKAVCFNSQEEAIKGIIKGKVKEGDVCVIRYEGPKGGPGMQEMLSPTSLLTGMGLGAKVALITDGRFSGATRGLSIGHISPEAAEGGLIALLEDGDEIEIDVDTYSINVNLTQDEISKRKANFKMPYKQVNSRWLKMYQKLVSNASKGGVLDLE